A section of the Haliaeetus albicilla chromosome 6, bHalAlb1.1, whole genome shotgun sequence genome encodes:
- the RAI2 gene encoding retinoic acid-induced protein 2, translated as MEELYKDAPNLPMDVTSPPSAMANNKLENGVAQLITAEAWNINSADLMKKALSPLVTVPAPSILTPPAESQSGVALKVAATVLQPICLGDSPVVLPIHLQVAGSAAPQMPATSAATPYVMTTQGPVPLPVLLEQHVFQHLNSPLVLPPGAACPASPLHAGLFPATATPPVGQPQLLDPKPSGQAQEPVLPPVFQTPGFAAVLQDLFPSQGALGSAPCQPPPDYAALPPQAFSSPLSPLVPPATLLVPYPVIVPLPVPVPIPIPVPIPVPHGAEAKAAPDPPKPPLFAPHSCKGTQTPLEKEETKPFDLLHPRELPQLSRHTVIKMGGENEALDLSMKGPPAPRAGEAALPPPPPEDGALDLSLASCRKPAGPLGEAAGTGPAAEAGGHPAPDKLPGPAAPFAPCKPQEASGKAEGRGAAGGPAELLRQPQKWLVEQAGRAGCEPKAGNNIEIVSTSQTAKVIVSVKDAVPTIFCGKIKGLSGVSTKNFSFKRDLPQDSVLQCYDVKSPPEPRDSAEALRKPVKNRSVKLKKMNSPEIHILPIKKQRLAAFFPRK; from the coding sequence ATGGAGGAGCTGTACAAGGACGCCCCGAACCTGCCCATGGATGTCACCAGCCCGCCCTCGGCCATGGCCAACAACAAGCTGGAGAACGGGGTGGCCCAGCTGATCACGGCCGAGGCCTGGAACATCAACTCGGCCGACCTGATGAAGAAGGCCCTGTCCCCGCTGGTGACGGTCCCCGCGCCCTCCATCCTGACGCCACCGGCCGAGTCGCAGAGCGGGGTGGCCCTGAAGGTGGCGGCCACCGTGCTGCAGCCCATCTGCCTGGGGGACAGCCCCGTCGTCCTGCCCATCCACCTGCAGGTCGCCGGCAGCGCCGCCCCGCAGATGCCGGCCACCAGCGCCGCAACCCCCTACGTCATGACCACCCAGGGCCCCGTCCCGCTGCCCGTCCTCCTGGAGCAGCACGTCTTCCAGCACCTGAACTCGCCCCTGGTGCTGCCCCCGGGGGCcgcctgccctgccagcccgcTGCACGCCGGCCTCTTCCCCGCCACCGCCACCCCCCCTGtcgggcagccccagctcctggacCCCAAGCCCTCCGGCCAAGCGCAGGAGCCCGTCCTGCCCCCCGTCTTTCAGACGCCGGGCTTCGCCGCCGTCCTCCAGGACCTGTTTCCCTCGCAGGGCGCCCTGGGCTcagccccctgccagcccccccccgaCTACGCCGCCCTCCCGCCCCAGGCCTTCAGCTCGCCCCTCTCCCCGCTGGTGCCCCCCGCGACGCTGCTGGTGCCCTACCCCGTCATCGTGCCCCTgcccgtccctgtccccatccccatccccgtccccatccccgtgcCCCACGGCGCCGAGGCCAAGGCGGCCCCCGACCCGCCCAAGCCGCCGCTCTTCGCCCCCCACTCCTGCAagggcacccagacccccctggagaaggaggagacGAAGCCCTTCGACCTCCTCCACCCGCGGGAGCTTCCCCAGCTGAGCCGCCACACCGTCATCAAGATGGGCGGCGAGAACGAGGCTCTGGACCTCTCCATGAAAGGGCCGCCCGCGCCTCGGGCCGGCGAGGCcgccctgccgccgccgccgcccgagGACGGGGCCCTGGACCTGTCCCTCGCCTCCTGCCGCAAGCCGGCGGGGCCCCTCGGGGAGGCGGCCggcaccggccccgccgccgagGCCGGCGGTCACCCCGCGCCGGACAAGCTGCCTGGCCCCGCTGCCCCCTTTGCCCCCTGCAAGCCCCAGGAGGCATCGGGCAAGGCGGagggccggggggcggccggcgggccggccgagctgctgCGGCAGCCGCAGAAGTGGCTGGTGGAGcaggcgggcagggcgggctgCGAGCCCAAGGCCGGCAACAACATCGAGATCGTCAGCACCTCGCAGACAGCCAAAGTCATCGTCTCCGTCAAGGACGCCGTGCCCACCATCTTCTGCGGCAAGATCAAGGGCCTGTCGGGGGTCTCCACCAAAAACTTTTCCTTCAAAAGGGACCTGCCCCAGGACTCGGTGCTGCAGTGCTACGACGTGAAGAGCCCGCCCGAGCCCCGGGACAGCGCCGAGGCCCTCAGGAAACCCGTCAAAAACAGGAGCGTAAAgctaaagaaaatgaactcgCCGGAGATACATATTCTTCCAATCAAGAAGCAACGGCTCGCTGCCTTTTTTCCAAGAAAGTAA